The Quercus lobata isolate SW786 chromosome 4, ValleyOak3.0 Primary Assembly, whole genome shotgun sequence genome segment TTAACACTTTCATGCCCTCACTTGAGTTAAAGGTTCACGTTATTGAACCCAGGCAAAGCATAATAACCTTAAGTAAATGTAAATCCTATCTTTCCATTTTTATAGGGCCATATGACAGCAATATAATCATCCTCAGGGGcataattttcttgaattccaaTTCTCATCAACTAAATTTGGCTTCCTCTACAGTTCAAAGTCTTTAGATAGTATGTAGTGGAAAGTAATTGTTGCCACTCTTGAGGGTTGAATCATTGTCACCTCAAACCCATATTGGTTTGGTGTTGAGATATCAACCAACTGCATGTAGGTTACTATTTGTTTGATGATTGAATGTCATTGATTTTTGGTCCATTTGTTTTGGCTTGCACtgtttcattttattgtttctATCAGTTTAAATTTGTTAGTAGAATGGGCCACAAGCCTTGTAGTTTAGTGGCATTGCCTAGTTTTTGTATTGAGGAAAAGTTGGGTTTGAATGAAGGGAGTCAATCTCGTATCAGTGGCTATACCGATTTGATCAGTGAAACAATGTATTTCGATATCGGTCAATATTGGTGTACCATTTCGAGTTTACcgtcataataaaaataaaagtttaccttaaaacattacctcaattcagaacaaattattattggttttagactttatACTTtagcatactaagaaaacaaataatactaataagttaatgcaaataaattaccatttggtccttacaaaaattcaaaaattacaaaactggaaaaaaaaaaaaaaacatttatttctGTACCGTTTTATACCGACTGAAACACCCAAAATCACCTAATATGGTCGATACACGGCCGGTATTTAAACCGGTACGAAATGTTGATGTTTCCTTATTGGTGCATGTATCGGTACGATACATATCGGTGGTACCGGCAAGTACGGTAAGGTATTGACCACCTTGGTTTGAATCCCCCATCCCACTTATTGTCCACCAAAAAAAGATGTCAAAACAGAAGATATGTAATGTCTCCCATTCCCTTAGCTGGTTTTTGTATGCTTGTAAACCGATTGACTTTGTTGGTTTTTTAAGTCATATAATGTTTGCTTTTTTTCCATGCCACTACTATGAAGTTTGGTGGTCATTACTTATGTTAAATGTATTGATAATCAAATCTAAATTTGTTGTTAGTGATTGGTGGCACCTTTTCTGAATTTGgatcatttttataattaaaaaaatggttgaaacatCAATGTTTGAAAGTTTTCTGGATTTGTTGCTCATATCTGATTCCCAATGTGTTGGTTTGTTTTGTGCTCCTACTTTTTATCAGCATATTTGATTCATCTAATTTTGTACGCTTGCTTACTAGAATTAAGTTCTTTTGCTCTCTATATTTGTGAATTTATGACAATACCTACTAGAAGCCTCATatttgtgcatatatatatatatatatatatttttttttttttttctgtttatgATATTGGTGGTTTTAGATAAGAAATGGTTGTAATTGATCATTTTTACTCTAGTTAAAATTCACAGGTGTGTTATATGCATTATCTATAAACTGAATTAGCTCACCCCAATATGGATGCACATACCTCCTCAAGCTAACTAAGTTGCATGATATGTTAACTAGTTGACATGCTCCTCTTGTAATCGTAATTGATTGTTATTGAGAAAGAGTTGTTGAAGTTCTCACTGCTTTTATATCGTGCACCATACAACATGCTCCTCTTGCAATTAATGTTCTTATAATCATACATGTCAAAACAATAAATGCATGATGGATTGAGTTTTcactcctttatatatatatatatatatatatatatagagagagagagagagagagagagagagagagagagagagagagagagagagagagagagataattacaacatgctgctaatcCCATAGTTCTAACATTTTTCCCCCTAGACCCCcaaacactttgtgcatggggaggtgttaattcagctacaaggcatTTGGCTTtcacttctttattttttagaagaagtaTTACATATATTACTTTGTAGAAGTTCTATTTGTTATAGACTTGAGATATATTCAATTAATGACCAATTTAATCATCACCTATTTGTTATACTGAATCAAATTTTAAGTCTTTTAATAATTAGATTAACTTGTTATAATATTCTTATTACAATAGAAAATGTTATCCATAATCATTACCGaaagtaataaaatatgaagTTTCAGTTATCTAAATTCTTTGTTAAAGTTTCttttgtgaaaaaatatttGAGTTTGAATCCTGCGTACTttaaattataaccaattgatATCTTGATATGATAGTAAAGAGCGATAATTTGTTATAGGTTCTAATTTTATTGTATCCAACAATTCTTTAAAACAATATACAAAGtttataaaggtttttttttttttttttgtctatgaGGGTTTTAATccaattaattttcttaattttcttccTTGTTTTTGGTTGAATACTTTTGATCTAGATTGAAGGATTTTTATATGCAaggtaaatgtttttttttttaattttttttatttttaatgagggtttcaagctttcaatcaaattcattctttttctttcctttaaatttatgtgatttaggtTAACTTCTCATTGGTAAGGAATGTAATAGTCACACATAAAGGCCACTTTTATAGGTTTTCAATTAAGGTTCAATAGATTCACAAGACTTGCTTCAATAATAAGGAATGTAATAGTCACACATAAAGGCCACTTTTATAGGTTTTCAATTAAGGTTCAATAGATTCACAAGACTGACTTCAATAAAACATGTTAGACACAAGTCTCTCAATTCATGACCGATTGAGTCTCGATTAAGGGGCAATTGAGCTTAGATCGATGTAAGgttttcaatttaaataaacTAGTATGAATTGATCATAAATCCATTTGACAATTACATTTGCCAACTCTAAACTTAACAATCTTCTACTTTGGcaattccatgacaaaaccatattacaaaatttaaacccTATAAAATTCTTGTTAAATACAATCAATCCCAAGAAATCAAATAGAAACTAAGactaacaaataaaagaaaatatttccctcgaaaacattttacatctaaaaatattttataacgTAACAAATGAAACTAATTAAACTTGGTTTTCTAGCAAACACTTGTCATGGGCCCACGTGGGCTCATGACCCTAAGCCCCCCTCATGCAATCACCCATGGAATCCATGACAAGCAACTGAACTAGCTCTTCATTTCCACTAAACCACTACAATTGAATCTCTCCCAAATTTTACCCATAAACTTGGTCCATGTAACAGTGTTGTTGGTTTGGTGCTCAAGGCCCATATCATTTCCTTGTCAATTTGGGCTCTCCTTTGTGGCTGGCCCCTCTCGTCAAAATCATCTTGTACCCATTAAAACCCACTTCATTAACCTGAAGTTATTGGGTCTTTGAATTACAAATCCTTGGCATTCAGCTACCTGGGTTCTATTTGTGTTGTTTCTATCTTGGGCCCAAAGAGATGGATTTGTTTAGGCCCAATTAAAATATTGCGCAACCGGCCTAGAAGTTTTGGATTTGTTTAGGCCCAATTCAAATTTTGCGCAACGGGCCATGTAAAAGAAGTCTGAAGTCCAACAAAACCCTAGGGTTTCATCATCTTCGACTTCGACCCACCTCCAACAGAAACAGATTCTTTCGCAGCGGCGAGCAAAAATGGttcttactctctctctctgtgtgtcaCTGAGTAACTTTTATGATATGGGTCTGAATGATTATTATTGTGTTATTGTATGCTCAGCCGTCCCACAAGACATTCATGATTAAGAAGAAGCTGGCTAAGAAGATGAGACAGAATAGGCCTATCCCTCACTGGATCCGCATGAGGACTGACAATACCATCAGGTTCTCTCTATTTCCCGCTTCTTCGTCTCTGATTCTCTGTTTAACTCTAACTAACTCTTCCTATTATTGGTTATTGGTTATGTTTCAGGTACAATGCAAAGCGCAGGCACTGGCGCCGTACCAAGCTTGGATTCTGATTGAGGTGTTTTTTGTTCGTTTTATTGTCATTGCATAGtttcaaaacacaaacaatGTGTTTGCGAACATGTTTATTTACTGTTTTATAGGTATAGGGCTTTCATTTCCTTAAGAATCCAATTTGTATGGAATTCATAAGAGTCCCTTCCCTTCCCTTCCCAGATGTTTTTGACACTTGCATTGATAGTGGTGGTTGATGAAGAGCTTTTTTGATTATGAGTTTCTGATTCCAACCTACTGTTTATGATATGAGGTTTTGCTTTGTCTGcgaatgtatgtatgtatatatctTTTAGCATACACACTACACTGCCTTCCTTTTGTGTCCTATTGTTCCCCATGCATACCCTCCACCCCTCTATTGAAGAATTGGATACCTCCAAAAATACAGTAGTAAAAAGCATAGAATTGGATGAACAAGTGGCAAGAAACTATTGGTCACACACTTAGTatggaagatttttttaaagtttagtgatgataaaataactttttttaaagtttagtgATGATAAAAgaactttttttaatagttcagtgactaaaagagaaaattttaaagtttaatgaCAAATGGTGTAatgttttcaatagtttagggaaaaaaaataaattaaagtttagggatgaaaaaaagaaattcatgcaaacttttgggacaaaaaaaaaaaaaaattagtctagataatatttttcaaaattactcTTCGGATTTACTTTCTTGTCCAGCCTTGAGGAAACGTTTAGAGCTTCCTGATCTAATCAGGCATAATTCTTTGCTGTACCTTATCCATTTTTTGCTAATATTCACACAATAATGGAATTGCCTTTATAACTTGATATGTAGGCAGCCAATATTGTTTCCTCAAGCATTCAGCCTCTTCAAAAAGTACCACACTGGTATATATCCTTGTGAGACTGTTGTGGTTATACACCCCTATGTTGTTATTTTCATGAAATTGTTAGAACTtacgctttgtttgtttcagcattaacattttctagaaaatggttcattttccaaagagcattttctagaaaactgtcttatttttcagtgtttggtaacgaccttgaaaatgcgcttgagaatgttttctggtgtttgatatgtaattttaaaaaaaatatttcttgtataatttaaaatatgtatattatgtaaactaactaatataatcattataaataaaaaaccaagaatgaatttggttttcatactaattaaactaaaatttagctaaatgaaactcataaaataaatgtaGCTTAAATAAGAATAAGAATGGTGAGATAGACAAGCAGAaatacccaaaaagaaaaaaaaaaaatcgaaataAAGAAATCCACTTACTCGGGTGGTATGGGTTGAACATTTTGTTGACCCAAACTCGATCCAAAGCTTTTAAGAAACTTTGGGGGCGTTTCGTAGAGGAGTTTAATGATATAAATTTGTTCTTAGATGTGAAAATTGCTTGGGCTCaacattttatcaaaaaagGCTTTGCAGGTAAGATTTTACTAAGCTGCACAGTACTCCCCCTTTCCCTGGCAGGCGGGCCCCAAagcgggaaaaaaaattaagaactttTTGTGGCCCATGAAAGcagaaaactcaaaaatatctttCTACCATGCCAGTCTCGTATGATTGAAGGCTGGTTTAATTTAAAAGCTGATGACAAGACCAATCCCTCCGATCCAGTTATACTTCCTTTTAAATTGAGAAAACACATATAGAAATTTAGCAAAATATAAGTGAAGTTATCTGATAAATAGTATTTGCAAACATACATGCACTATAAAGTTACAAGCTGAGAAATTAGTCCTTGCATGAGCTATTTAAGAGATACAGCTAACTAATGATACTGGATCttgattttaattatttgcaTCAGTTCCAAACTCCCTCCATGGTCTGTGGTTAACAAGATTAGCAAATAACTTTGGCACATTGTCAATAGACTTGATACTAATTTCTTTTGTAAGCTCAATAGAGCTTACTACACATGGACACTCAACTGAAGTAAGGAAGACAAGTTAAGTGGACAATTGACACTTGATCTGGTGGAGGGATTATACATGCTTGTTTGTTAGGACAATCAGATTAGTGTTCATATCTGCCAAAAAAATCATCCTAACAGTTTGGGGGAAAACAAGGgcttgtataattttattttcatggaCTATCTTGATCTTTTTAACAACTGGGTTCCTCTACATGCAAAAGAATGGCCATCGCtatgaattttcattttactacCAAAATGTTCCAATATTGGTAGGGGCTCCTTTGCTAAGGAAGTCGTCAACCATCCTAAAGTTGATCTATCTtctacaaccaaaaaaagattttcttttgCTAGCTTGTAAATCTATTACAACCTTAAGTATTGAGACCAAtgctagcaaaaaaaaaaaaaaaaaaaaatgtattgagACCAACTGACAGTAGAACACAATATAAAATAGTATAACCCACTTCTCAATCCTTAAGATTGCAATTTGAAGATGGTTCTTCTCCCAAACCCAAACCATGGATTATGAGACATGAAGGCACCATACTCAACTCTAAGCACTAAGTTTTTGACTAAAGTATATAAATATACCTAATTGATGCAGGGACTGTGATGTGCTGCTGCTTAGGCTAGATCAAATTTGGGAATGCATATTAATCACATGCTATGTTTCATACAGCACATGGCTTCTACTTCTAACAACTTCCTAAAATCTAGCTTGTGCATGTGCCAATGGTTGACAGTGAAAGTAGTCATGTAATCACTCAAGTTAAGGGGACAGTGATTAGTTCAGAATCTTTTCACCTTTACTTCAGAAAAAATATTGCATTTTGCTATgttatttaattgataatatatgcATCAGAATTTGGTCAATCTAGAAGCATTTGATAATGAAATAACTGGGTCAGGATTTGGACAAAAAGTATCTCTGGTCTTGTATAAAAGTATTACTGGATTGTACCAAATTTAGAAATGACTCATTCTTTAGCTTGACATCTGCTCTAAAAGAAAATAGCTCAATTTCAATGGATTTTCCTTGTGAAAAAcgtgtaaaataataaatggaaaGCAAAACAATACATAAATATCCAGTGACACCAAACAAAAATGTCCACTATCAATGATAATTACAACCAGTCATAAACTCTCATATACCTCACAAATATAAACTAACCCAAATCCCCAATACACCTAAAGGTGCTTTCATAATAGCATATTAGACAGAGCTTATTCTCTAACTCTCTTGCCGGACAAAACTTTGTCTTCTAATTAACTCTTACGCACACAACAGGCTACACCACAACTCTATTTATAAGGCCTATTGATCCTCATTATTCTTCTAGCACCTCCTTGAGAATTGTACCCAAAACATAGTGTTAGGTTATAAAGACTTAGgatcttatgtatttagaaatctaatatgtattgttggcaagccatgatcaaaacaagatgtttagtcgtgtttagacttgctcaaagttggttcatttatgtaaagttggattcaaGTTGATGCAGATTTAATAAAGCATttcggcctggttcgatcgatcgatcgaagcttaggctcgaatAATCAAAATTCGGGCAGAATGCGTTTTCTGTAGAAtttcaactcagccctagtttatttaaaacgtttagggttttgtatttttgccctaggtatataagttaaaccctagccacgttttagt includes the following:
- the LOC115987492 gene encoding 60S ribosomal protein L39-3 isoform X2, with translation MPSHKTFMIKKKLAKKMRQNRPIPHWIRMRTDNTIRYNAKRRHWRRTKLGF
- the LOC115987492 gene encoding 60S ribosomal protein L39-3 isoform X1, which gives rise to MIIIVLLYAQPSHKTFMIKKKLAKKMRQNRPIPHWIRMRTDNTIRYNAKRRHWRRTKLGF